A window of Syngnathus typhle isolate RoL2023-S1 ecotype Sweden linkage group LG9, RoL_Styp_1.0, whole genome shotgun sequence genomic DNA:
ACTTCGAAAGTGCCTCACATGCTGTGATTGAGGCATTGGGATGGGACGTGCGTAGAATtgttatttcaaataaaaaaaaatactgtacttttttttttgttttttttaatgaagttaCCAATTATTGTGAAAATAGATAGATTGCTTGATTAATACTAAAGGACTACTGATCAAGTAAATTACTCGCTGGGCCCGAGTCTTACCAATCTGGTGATACATGGCCCGTTCGGTCAGCAGCTGCGCATCATGGATTCTCTGAGCCCCGGACAGAATTTCCTCCCCACGCATGAACATGTCATAGGAGTTGGAATTTTTCTGGAATTCAAAACATAATATGTCGGCTATGACGTTTCTCACTGGCGTATGTCTGCGTTTTGAGTTTGTGAGACACTTACAGGGTTGTTGGGATCAGGCATGGTATAGAAAGGTCTCACAGCCAGCGGGTACTTGTCCAAAACGTAGAAATCGGTATCATACTGGAAGGTGAGGGGAAAGAAAAGATAACAGTTGGAAGTAGGTAGATGACAGAAACTGAAACACACTGAACGCATTTGGACCTACCTTCTCCTTGACAAGGCGGCCAAGTAGTTTTTCATTCGGCGTGCTGCAAAAACGAGAATTTATCAGTAACTTGTTCATTCCAACGtatgaaaatatatttgtaCAGATTCTCTAGTTAGGATATTTTGGCTTTCATCTACATGTGATCATTTCTGACCTCAGGTCTTCCTCGTCACCCATCTCCACCCCGGCCTCACGCAGCATGGCCAACCCCTCCTTGTACTCAAGTCTCAGAGTGGGCTCCAGAAATTTGAAAGGCTCACTAGGAAACTGTTTGTTTACAGTCTGGATCTCCGTCTGGAAGCTGACATAAAAAGACAAAAGTTACTGCAACCAAATAATTGTTCACCTCTCCGTCAATTCATCCTGAAGAAGCAGACATAGTTGAGGAAATTAACCACCATGCCACCATGAGGGGGCACTGAAGGAACATGGACCATCATCTCATTGGCCGTTTAGCTGCTTTGCACAAAGCTGACAAACGCTTGACAGCCCATAATCTAAACTGGTGAAATAGTTTTGTCAGGAAATACAATAACTGACTTCTTCATACTAGgagcttgtcaagtttgattttatgtcataaaaagaaaatattgctgCATTCATTTCCTAACCATTCATTGAACACAATGTTTGACAGAGCCCTCGATTTACTTCAAACAAAAACTGAACACGAATTAGTAATGCTTACTTGTCTCTCAGGCCTTTAAAGATCTGGACCATGGTGTCAGTGATGGAGTCAATGACCTCATGGTAATGGTAATTGAAAGCCATTTCAATATCCAGACCCACAAACTCAGTGAGATGCCGATGGGTGTTGGAGTCTTCCGCTCTGAAAACTGACAAGAATGACCATTTAGATTGACATCAAATGTTTAAAGGAGTCATTAAAAACTTAACGCTGCTTTGTGTTAAAATACTCTAAAAGAAGCGATTAAAATAGGGTCTCGATCCCAATCGGATTTTAAGATCAGTCTTCACGCCATAAACATTATGAGCTACTGGAAATTAGCCTTGCATAGCAAAAGTATTATCAGAAGccggctactttttttttttattcgggaTTCGGTTCATACACGATTGTGAAACACAACATAGAGTCCTGACTTTGTTTACTGAATGGCTGATGACTGACAGGTACCTTTATGATGACTGACACAACTATGACCATCACATACTAATTAGCTGCCAAACATAATTAGCCGCTAATTGCTATCGGCCATCGAGAGGACGACTAATAATTCATGCACTTCGTGTAAGTGTGAGGCTATTAAAAAGCTGCATCAATGAACGCCTGCCTTCACGGCGACATCAACAATATCTTTCCAAAAGGACATCGTGTCCCCCTCGGGGTCAGATGCGAACTCTGTTAACTGGACCACCGATGGAGTTTGCAAATCAATCGAGGGGGCTGGGCACAAATCGTACAAGTCTGTCAACCGCCACAGTCCAGAATCTACAAAGCTGCAACCATCCGATCTCTGAATAATAACTCAAAAACCAGCACGACATCTGATCCTCTTTGCCCTCGACCTATGCTATGTTTCCATAAAAATCGTTCCTCGCTGGATGCACAAGTCCGCTGGCAGAGCGTCGGTCCCAAATGGACCGTCCGTAACTAAGGCAACGTCAGTAAAGGGTATTCAAGCCTTAGATGCAGTAATGACCTTAAGTCCTTTTATTTCTCTTGTGAGGCGACAGAAAAAGACAAACCGAGGCTTCATTTTGGTTGTGTAATATCTGCCCTGATACAGAATAAGCAAttaatcacactttttttttttacctggacCCACACAGAAGACCTTGTCAAAGTCAGCACAGATGCACATCTGTTTGTACAGCTGGGGAGACTGGGCCAGGTAGGCGCTGGTCTTAAAGTAAGACACCGTGAAGACGTTGGCTCCACCCTCACTGGCAGCTGgcgtaagaataaaaaaaaatgttcttttcaatgttttgtttttgtctgataTTTGCATGCCAAGAGGAGGGCGAGGGCCCACCTAATGTCGCAAACAGTTATTACGTGTCACGGGTGTTAGCAAACAGGAAGGTGTGGTTTTTTGCAAAAAGCACATCGTGCGGATTTACAGTTGCCGCTCGAATCAAGAGCGCCACGTTTGAATTGCGAGGCGCTAAACCAAAACCTTTTTCATTGGCTCTTGCGGAAAGGAAGAAGTGAAAGTGTTGCATAATTTGTACAACGTGTTGTGTAACAAAACCCGGACTCTCCAGTTCGTGATCAAGAATTCTCATATGAGCATACTAACGTTTTAGTAAAGCAATGACTTGCGTTTCACCTGTGGCTAGTCATATAGAAAGTGCACTTCTGTTGAAACCTATCTCAGATTTCCCGGGagatgaaagtgtgtgtgtgtacctgatATGATTTTAGGTGTCTGAATCTCCACAAAGCCCTTTTTAGTGAGGGTATCTCGGAAAAGTTGGCACACTCCTGACTGCAGACGAAAGATGGCTTGGCTGGTGGTTGTCTTTGAGAGACACAAGCAAACATTGCCACAATGAAATCAGTtaatgcaacaaaaacaaaaaaaagaaggggaggTTGAAGTGAAACTCAGGTACAGAGTAAAACCACAggtacaaaagaaataaaataccgGTAATACCAGTAACACGAAATCCGCCAAAGTGCGACAGTTTGACAGAAGCCAGTCAGAACATAACCAAACACCGCCCTACAATTCATGATTCACAATCAACAACTTTACTGGCTTTCGATTCCAGGTATTAAACAGGCTCATGACCAAAGGACCTCGCCTTTTCAgtccatctttttttccccccccctatGCGGTTTAGTGTCACTTTATTCTTCTTTCTTGTATCAAGTGACAGCTGCATACGTGAAAATAAGCAATCACATCCAGACAAACACTTTACATCAGCATAAAACACTTCTCTAAACTCAAAACAACAACTCAAAACTGTCCTGACCTggactgtggaaaaaaaaaaggctcttcCTGTCACAAGTACACCTCAAGTGAGTAGGTGTCAAACTGTCAACGTTGTTACCATTGCGCACAGCAAACAACTTGCGTTTAGCGGAGTTCAGCGCTGCGCAAAACATACTTGAACCAGACGGGACTGTCTGTGCTGCGGTGGTAATTTACCACAGACGTTTCAGAACGTGGAAAACATTTGTTTGGGTGCTTACACCCCTTTCTTCTTTTTAGTCGCACGTCTGGCCGTTACGTCAAACTGAATAAACCGATTCTTAGCTCTTAGATGTGCTGCATTAATGTAATGGATTAGCTATGATGATTAAGTTGAGCTATTTAGACTAAATGCAAGATCAttgatttaatttattgctcgcTAAAAGACTAATATGAAGGCTGGAGAGTATTCTTACACATATACAACGTTAATGTAATGGTTGTAAAAATGATCACAAACTTGTCGActcaacaacacaacagcagctTGCTCCCAACTAATTTGCACAATCTAAATTAAATCAAGTCACCCTTTGCCACTGTGCTGTAAAAGAAAGCACATTGTGTTTAAGGGATAGTCTTTAGCAAATGTTTTATGGTCTCCCTTTGGAGAGTCTGCCCGCAAGTGCGAGAACCACTTTTATAGCTTCACTGGACCCTGATGTGTCCATGGACTTTAAGTGCAGAGTGTTACGGGAGCAGGTGTTCTTGTGATATGAGGGAGGGTGTGAGCACCATcctgcattgtgtgtgtgtgtgtgtgtgtgtgtgtgtgtgtgtgtgtgtgtgtgtgtgcgtaggaggcaaaaaaaaaaaaatcaaaacgttTCAGGTCATATCTACAGTTGCTCACCTAAGTTCAACATTCCTCCCACACAGATGTATAGCATCAACACATTAAATCACAAACTATTGGAGATCTGAGTGATTTGCAATGCAtgtaataaatacataaataaataaagctgggCTACTATCCCGATTGAATAAGGTCACCGACATTACGCATGTCGATGGAGACAAAACATTTGTGTCCTGCAATCTTTTGCCGAGCTcagcattttgttgttgtttttttatgaaaaaatgaaaacaggCTCATGAGTCGTGATTAAGATTGGATGGAGTATGTCTCTTCATAGGAGAAGACTCGAGGCAATCTCTCTTCATCTCTCCAGGCAACAACTTACCCTAAGATCAATCACTCGGTTGTCCAGTCTGGTGTCCTGGTTGACAGTGGCTCTGCCCTCCTGCAGGaagacaaaaatatatatatatagatttttttttttttaaagccattttatttgattaaatatCAAACACAGTTTTCAACTGAATCTATTCTTATTTTACCAGCCGCCAGAGATGTATGAAGGTTTTTGAAAATACTATCAGCTGGAGACAAAAGCCATCCACCTTTGATTTCCTCCTCCCCCCTTTTAGTTTGGAAAGCAAAGAGAGCGATAACGGCTTTGTTCCACCTGGCAGCCCAATAAAACAAAAGACACCTGGTGCTATGGAAATACGGTAGCAAAAGAACACAAATGAAAGAGTAAATTTTTCATCACAGGAGGAACCACGGCTTTCAGGGTCATGCATGTCGGACTTCCTCGGAGGACCCGCTGGGCTTTGCGCTAATAGCTTGCGTAGCCACATCCTGCTCCCAACAGCCCGGCACAGCAGGGCAAAGGGTGAGACGGTAGGGCGGGCTGACTAAGGCCTCGGTCTCCCAGGACAACATGTGCGCCTTTTAAACCTGAAACGGGCATCTTAAATCCCACCTGAGATGTGGTTGCAGCTGCACACGTtgaccaaacaaaaacaagcccTAGGCTACCACAAGGCATTTCATTTTTAGAACAGAAATTAAATCATGGACAACTGTGAAGTAGTGATTTGTTGTAATGTGTTTGGATTTATTACCATTTATAGTTAAGAATAAGATTCCGATTCAGCCTCACTCGACTGTAGATAAAAATGGCATTTAATTCTAAATGGAttgattccttttttttaatgcaaccaAGAGAGTTAGGACTTTTTATCCGCTTTGGACTATAAATTGTAAGCAATCCTGCATTTGAAGAaaagagggagggaaaaaaaggaccGGCACAAATCACATCCCAGAATGTCGGCATAAACTGATGTTTGAGAAGTCTCTGCAAATGTAAAGCTTGCAAAGCTCAAGTTAGGACCATGATGGAAACTTAACTGCTGTTGCATAATTTCCACCAGCATCAGACAAACCACAATGCCAAACAACGCACATGAACCATTCCTATCTTGAATGCTACTGTCAACCACAAAAATGCACACACAGTGAACACAACTGCATGATTATTCTAACGAGCATGTATAATTTACAAAGAGAATTTCAAATGATATTCATGACTATGTGTAAACGAATGTAATGATTCGGCATTAGTGCACAAAACACCCTAATTAGAATTCTCTGTGCTCTGCAAGGCTACACTTTCTTTGAAATCCAAAATTCTGGGTGAAGGAGGGAATATAATCCTTATTTAACAGATTAAGACAAATTAAGGTTTCACTGCATCAAATGAACTCACTCTCACTGATGAATGCCTAAAACTTAAATAGTACCCTAAAACGGGGTCACCAAAAAGCTAAAAGCTGTCATCCTCACCTCATCCCCTTCTCCTTCGGGCCTAACTGCATCATCCAACTGTAAGGGGAGACGGGCCTCGGCCTGGCTGATGACAAAAATCTGGAAAAAGCAGATTAGATCTTTAATTAGATCTACCTTACTGATTTGGCATTTTGAGAAATAGCCTATTAAACTATACCAACGTGCATCagtggtagaaaaataatgatacccTCTCAATGTGAAGCTCCACATCCTGCTGGGAACAGCTCTCGATCTTCTGGTCCACTTTCCTCACGGATGCCTCCACGTCCACGATACTTTCCTTGCTGATGCTGTTGTGCGGGGAAAGTGGGACATTAAGATTCAAAGCGTTTATTGTCATATGGACAAAGGAAAGCACTTTTTCTTTGCACAATGAAATTCTTTCGCTGTCCGTTAAAGTGCCAGACAAGGTAAGGTGATTAAaagaaagtttaaaaaaaaaaactttttaaccTTCTTTTAATCTCCTTACCTTGCACTTTAACAAATAAGTAATAGTACACCAAGAAGGAAATCTGTTCAAATCTGAGCGGGAGGATCGCTGTGTGATAGCATATTTTTTTCCACTAAAGGGGGGGGAACTTACATTTGACACGTAATGTGCCATGGAGCGTTTGGCACTTTTTAGTAATTGTGAGGGCTGAGACCATTGATTTATTTAGAtaccttttttttaaagcagctgCATATATTACAAATAAAAGGTTTGAGCATAACAAAAGACTGTTTCACTGTTTCCAATTGGCAAAAATATCATTAATCAGCATAGGGAAGTAAAATCAAACAATACTATCCAAAATTAATTTCCATCTTTATGTTCATTATTtcttttagaaaatatttgtgtACAGCATACTATATAATGTCCAACTGTGACCGTCCGGTTCTGAAGCCCAAACTAATGATGAGCCACTGCTGTGACTCTGCTAATACTGAGTTCAAGAACAGAGGGGGGTCTCAGGGGTGGGGCGTTTTAATCCATCACTTCTCTTCGGTCCATAACATTAATGAGGGACAGAACGTTGATGTGCTCGAGTCCCTTTTGGCCCCACGACAGCTGCTACCCGTAGCCCCTTGCCGCCTCGTAGATGACTTAGATAAATAAATCCCACATTAATGACTTCCGCTTAAGGGCTGGGAGACTGATAATAATTCAGGGCACATGaggtaaacattgatttaaaaCAAGACAGAAAATTGGAAATAGCTCAGATTAGATAGcccgattattattttttttccagacaccTTTCGATAGCGTTCACCACAATACGTGCCTGGATGGAGATGCGCTTGCGGAGCCCGATGATCATCTAATTAAACTGTGCAAAGTGAGGGTGGGATGACATTCAATCTACAAAATGATGATTTGCCAGTATTATCATCACTGCCCTCACCAGTGACAGGATTTACTTGTAATCCAGTCTTATGCTGTCAGTCATCAAAACAAATTTTTACAAAAAGCGACAGGACTGATTGTCGCAGCTGTTTTTGAGATTTAGATGTGCGAATTGCTTCACGTTTGAGCCATAACTGCCAGAGGCGAAATCTTTCATGTCAAACTCAACCAGTGCTCTTGACTTAATATACTTAATGTCATCAGTGCAATCGAGACAGTGGCAATAAGCTGCttcgatttttttcaattaaacaaaCTCGACAATTAATAGTCACGAGAACCGTTCAGCACATATTGAAAACTTTGTGTTTAAGTAGCTCAGGAGTTCCTCATGTAAGCATAAGAGAAATGCTCAGACTACACTCGGTAACCGCTAACAAGACTAATGATGCTTGGCTCATAGCATTTGAAGTACTCCGTCGGCGTATCTGCCATCTCAACAGGAACCGCTCTATTAAAAAGCTGCCATATCCGACCGACCCTGTTAACAGGCAGCTTTTGTGGTCAAGTGAAAAATGATTGATTTCCTCAGCCCACGCCTCTCTCAGAATGTGTGAAAATGGATCGGCGGACAATTAGTGCCCAGGATTTTCCCACCATTGTTTAGCGCCTCCCTAACAGGAAACGCAGTCTCCGTACTCACTTTGCTGCAAACTTGACCATCTGCTTGCTGGCACGATCTCCCACCGCCACCAGCGCCTGCACGTTGAACTGCTGTTGGCGCAGCACCAAGAAACACTGCTTCCCTAAAGACAAAAACAAGTGATGATGCCAGAATGCAAAGATGAATGGCCGTTATAAAGCTGCCGTGTTTGTCCAAACAATGCCGACTTGGCCGGTCGAAAAGGTGATGTATGACTTGAGGAGCAACCCGGCCCCTAATTGAATCTTTGTCCGCACTTACAGGTAAAGTTGTGAACAGGAACACTCTTTGAAGAGTAGTGAGTGAAGAATGGCTGATTGCTAGCTTCCTAACAAACACACAACTATAAGGAGAGCAAACAATTcagcgggcgagcgagcgagctcctGGGGAAGAAGGCGGCCGGACCACCCATGGACTTTGATGTTTGCTGCCTGTGATAACAGCCATGTCATACTCCCACCGCAACAGTCATCCTCGACTGAATCAGGATGTTATTGTGTTCACACGGACATGCTTACAATGACGAGAACGATGGAGGACATGAGCGTTGAGAGGAGACCCTTGACCCCCGGAAGCTATCTTCACAGGAAATGACTAAAAGGTCGTCGTCTCGTTTCGAAAAATTGACTGATGACTGGATTCCACCTAAGTGGCGTTTTGAAACAGGACAAAAACAGCTCACCTTTGGCCCTGCTGGTGTGGACCCGGGCACGCAACCAGATCAACTCATCGGCCCTTTTGGGAGTGAGGTCCTTGACCAGCGTCAAAACTCTCTCTGCAAACACAAGTTGAATTGCTTCAAAGAGGCCTTTTGGGAATCCATTTTCACTCCACGGGGCGCACGCTCAAACTGACCTTCGATATTTTCCAAAGACACCAGACAAAAAAACTGTGCCTAAGCATGCATGAGCGTGTGTGGCCAAGTAAATAATACGATTTTGAAAATAACAGCAGTGCCAAGTGAGACGCCGCCTGACTGCTTTCTTCTGAGGGATTTCTGACAAATTGGCCTCACACGCGTGCGACTTAGAGGCATGTTTCGTCCTTATTATCGGAGCACAGCAGACAAAGAGGCAGCATAAAAAAAAGTGGGGCTGCCACTGTGCCTGAGAACTCAACCCACTTGAAAGCCTTCGACCCTCTCCCCCATCCTTGTGGACTTCCCGGGCACGGCACGCAGGTGAGCCATTTTGAAGCGGAAATAAATGGAAAACCTGCGGTAACGTGATCAGATATACCAGCTCATGAATGTTTAGTGAGGAGTAGAAACAGCTGCCCAACGAACCCATTTTCTGTTGGGATTGCACCATTGCCATCACACCATAACGGTCCTTGGCAAAATCCTGAAAATTCAGACAACAAATACCCATGAGAGTCTTGCACTTTCATTTCGCAAGCCATTATTAAAAGAGAGATAACAGATAGCGGCCGCTTATCTATAGATTGGGATAACCGACACAGGTAGGCTTGCCAACTGTGAATGCGGGCGTTTACACAAGAGTGTGAATCAACAGGTGAGTCAGTCAACTTACATCCTCCTCTTCGGTTTTCTGATCACCTGCCTGAAACACAAAAAAGCTTGTGTTTAATTATAGAAGACCAGTTTGGGCTAATGTACTGCCAATATGTAAAACTCCAAACATGTCGCCAATTGAAAGGTCAAATATAAgctaacacacaaaaacaaaatctgagTACAAATAATGAATGAAAGCTTCAGTTGGAAGCCATGGTcttggacaaaaaaacaacaaaatcttTTTGATTGACATGTGAGTGTTGCGTGTTGAGGAGGGAGCCAATGTGTTGAGGTCTCAGCTTATAGGAAAACACTTTGTTAGGGCCGCTCAGACGTAAACAAGTCGAAAATGGCAGGAATACTTGGACAATGGTGAGCGTTAACACTCCCTCCCCTGGCTGAATAACAACCTTGCTGGAACCACAATGCCCATCAAGAAGGCACGACAGTCCTACCAGCTGCGAGAGGACGCAAAGGATGTGAGACAcacttgggaaaaaaataaaataaaaaatactgacCAGCTTGGCTTGTTTCTCAGCCTTTTTTGCAGCTTTCTCTGCTTCCTTCTGCTGTTTCTTCTGGGCTTTCTTTGACGGGGCCTGAGGGTCCTCCTCCGCCACCGCCGGCGCCCTGAGACAGGAAAACATACGCAAGATAAACACTCAAGTCGACTTCCACCTTCTATTCGTCCCGGAGGACGGAGGAAGTTGTTCACCGCCATTGTCATGTCCCGCTTGTAACCTTTAATTCCATTGTTGTGTACAAAAAAAGCAGCTGAAGTCGGCGATGAAAGATGCTCATTCAAAGATTTCGTTGAATGGATCCGCAAAGACGATACTGTAGAGCTGACTCGCTTTGTGTGTGAGGTTAACTGATGAATTGTCTCAAAATTACCAATCAGCATGAATATGATTAGTTGATGGTAAATTGGTGCGTCTCCCCCAAAGCAAGACAAAGAATTATATTAATGttactttagaaaaaaaaaagactcagcaTTTAATTTAAGGTTTTATGACGTTGGGAGTTTGGACTATGGAACAAGCAATTTGTCATACGAAAGGTCAATTTTTCTTTGAGAGTCAACCAAACACTTTATTCAACTTTTGAGGCACCACTCTGGTCAATCATACAAAACTGAAGTAAAAACATCCCCAAAAGTGACAAATGGTGTCTCATTCACAACTGTCACTTGGTAGTACAGAAAGTGAAAATGATGTGTTTTATTAGAACATCGCTACAaaccgttctgcgtagcgtcctgtacttttactgtctgtatgcacactggctcttatttgttgtgttatctgtttatttattattactcttattatttattgttcgtgcctttttgtttatgatgttttttacttttgcgctatgcttgctggctccgttttgctcctcttatttattgtgttatctgtttatttagtatttattcatcactcttactattgattgtttgaatttttgccttcttgttttatattgtgtcgcgtacttgtatgtctatcgtgttatgtgtctcgtcgccgtgggatagagaaaaacgtaatttcggtctctttgtgtgttgtgacgtggagagattgacaataaagctgactttgactttgaagatgcAATAAACCATATAATCTCATAAAAACACCGACCTTTGCATTTCTTTAAATTAGTTTTGCATTAACTTTAACTAAGAGTGCAGGTGCATGAATAACTGCTGTTTGGATTTCCCAGTCCAGGTGTCCTGACCTAAAGGAAGCGAGCTGTTTtgtcacaggaaaaaaaaaggactaaaGTCAGACTATGTTTAGCAATAAAGCCTTCAAAAATAACCGGAATTCATAATAGCGCTTGCCTTTCATAATGGGTCCAAAAAAGGAGCGCACAACCcatcttttttttatgaatggaatTGCCTCCAAACAAGATTTACGTCATAAGCACACTATTCTGATTAGATCACTTTTACTGGCATTATTTCAtacaatactaaaaaaaaattcaaaggggTAGGTGAAGTAAGGATTTATGTACGAACAGGAAAATGTCTCTTTTAACGAGTTGGTAAAACTGAGTTGGGGAATAATAACACATGTAAATTTGAGTTAATGTCTGTCAAACCTGTTGCTTTGGATGAACTGCAATAACCACTTCATTTTTACAGCAGCAATTAGTGTGTGGCGCAGCTATTCACCAACTTTGCATCAGCTcaaggcataaaaaaaaaaaaaatggcaaaaggTTGTTACGCAATCAGAACATTACATTCGGTCACCCTGAATACAGGTCACAATAACGTTTATCAAACATGTCCTCTGATGTTGCGAAAAAAACAATCCCATAAAGAGGACAGTAAATTGATAAAACATTAAATGAGCTCATACAACCAAATGGTGCGTGGAATGAAATTATTCAAAGAACaccaaaatacaagaaaaaatgtGAAGATTCTGACCCTGAGCAGAAGCAACAAACTAGGAATTTTAACTTGAACCCTATTTAGCAAAAGCACCCACTACTCTAACTAACTACATGGCAAATGAGCCGAGCGTTGTAAAGTAACAGAGAACAGCCGAGGAATGTTGATTATCATGTACTAACAGGTAGTACTTTGCAGAGCAGCTTTGAAAACAGAACTCTGCAAACTGTTTTTAAATCATCTAAACACATATTTGCTGATAATACCTTCGACATTTGCAGACTGTTTTTCCTGGGCCCAATTTTGTCAGCAATGTATCATTCAGTGCCAACATAAATGGAGAATCGAGGCCGGTTTGTTAGCTTTTATTTGGTGGATTTTAAATCAGGGTTCGAAGCGTTTATTCAAAAAACAGAATACGTGGGTGGTGTATGCTGCTTGTACATATGTTTAAAAGTAAGACAAGGATATGTTGTTTGAAAATAGATACATTCTTGGACACAGATGACTAAACATAACAATAATCCCTTGCATCTGCAAATAATGTGGTTAAGTGCTGCATGCAATAACAATGTTTTTGGCTCATAGTCCTCAACCAAGACAGACAATATCAAAGTTTGTATCCAATAGTTGCTTGTCAACCAAGTATGACAATATCTGAATTCGTGAACCCTGTAATCACAAGTTACTTAAACATCTAATTTAGATTAATCAGCATATGAATATATTATGCAATGACATCTGGAGACATCGTgggaatatttttgttttttttccactgacagATGATGCAATCCAATGTGTATGAAGGCAATGGCACCCAGCTAATGCTAACTCTAGTTTAACCTTCTCGAAgcgactttaaagtcaggatTCAAACAAGACTTAAATATGATTAACCTAAAACACATTTCTTACCCCTGAACGCCGTCTTTAGTCATGACGAGTTATTTTCTGGGAGAATGTGCAGAGCTGCAAACAACAGAAACAGGCGTGCACCGCGTCAGCTGTTACAGCATGCACGT
This region includes:
- the dars1 gene encoding aspartate--tRNA ligase, cytoplasmic, with the protein product MTKDGVQGAPAVAEEDPQAPSKKAQKKQQKEAEKAAKKAEKQAKLAGDQKTEEEDDFAKDRYGVMAMVQSQQKMERVLTLVKDLTPKRADELIWLRARVHTSRAKGKQCFLVLRQQQFNVQALVAVGDRASKQMVKFAANISKESIVDVEASVRKVDQKIESCSQQDVELHIERIFVISQAEARLPLQLDDAVRPEGEGDEEGRATVNQDTRLDNRVIDLRTTTSQAIFRLQSGVCQLFRDTLTKKGFVEIQTPKIISAASEGGANVFTVSYFKTSAYLAQSPQLYKQMCICADFDKVFCVGPVFRAEDSNTHRHLTEFVGLDIEMAFNYHYHEVIDSITDTMVQIFKGLRDNFQTEIQTVNKQFPSEPFKFLEPTLRLEYKEGLAMLREAGVEMGDEEDLSTPNEKLLGRLVKEKYDTDFYVLDKYPLAVRPFYTMPDPNNPKNSNSYDMFMRGEEILSGAQRIHDAQLLTERAMYHQIDLEKIKAYIDSFRYGAPPHGGGGIGLERVCMLYLGLHNVRQTSMFPRDPKRLTP